One window of bacterium genomic DNA carries:
- the cas2 gene encoding CRISPR-associated endonuclease Cas2: MFVIISYDIVDDKRRNKVSKFLENYGTRVQYSVFECIIDEEQLDEIQEITKDIINEAEDSIRYYRLCEICLKKVDIAGNGEITKDMDFYIV, translated from the coding sequence ATGTTTGTAATAATAAGTTATGACATAGTGGATGATAAAAGAAGGAATAAAGTATCAAAATTTCTTGAAAATTATGGTACTCGTGTTCAGTACTCTGTTTTTGAATGTATAATAGATGAAGAACAACTGGATGAGATTCAGGAAATAACAAAAGATATTATAAATGAAGCAGAGGATAGTATCAGATATTATAGATTGTGCGAGATATGCCTTAAAAAGGTAGATATAGCAGGTAATGGAGAGATAACAAAGGATATGGATTTTTATATAGTATGA
- a CDS encoding TIGR02710 family CRISPR-associated CARF protein has product MSKILIITVGGSIQPIVSFIKTHGEDTDYIYFICSTGTPKKSSSPLVDTCNESIIKQSSYKGLYEKVEIADPDSFEEVYQKTKDTIDKAKSKGKDIIADFTGGTKTMSSVLCMLATLDFYVTPSLTTGPREDLEKVKGISHPSLIPVDLPRAEHISKMADLFIKRYFYYSASLLLREFLSNIAVNSEIHRKIDAKCYLCEAFNYWDRFEYEKAYDVFKNYCMKFPEHWEILLKLTEKDKNTGYEKVFDLYCNAERQAYNGYYDNAVARIYRAIEMFVQIRLKRQYDIDTSHLEKSVEKLKNKERWEQKRKENGEIPIGLTDAYELLMELQDPIGEVYKNFKNELLNVLSVRNKSKLAHGDEPVSEKDWIEIENFFKKFIMDECCKSIKIQPIFIQLPQLIEV; this is encoded by the coding sequence ACTCCAAAAAAATCATCATCTCCATTAGTAGATACATGTAATGAAAGTATCATCAAACAAAGTTCTTATAAAGGATTATACGAAAAAGTAGAAATTGCAGACCCTGATAGTTTTGAAGAGGTATATCAAAAAACAAAAGATACTATTGATAAGGCAAAATCAAAAGGGAAAGATATAATTGCAGATTTTACAGGCGGTACAAAGACAATGTCTTCTGTCCTTTGTATGCTTGCAACTCTGGATTTTTATGTAACACCATCTCTTACAACAGGACCAAGGGAAGATTTAGAAAAGGTTAAAGGTATATCTCACCCTTCTTTGATACCAGTAGATTTACCGAGAGCAGAACATATTTCCAAAATGGCTGACTTATTCATAAAAAGATACTTTTATTACTCTGCCTCTCTTTTACTTAGAGAATTTTTATCAAATATAGCAGTAAATAGTGAAATTCACAGAAAAATAGACGCAAAATGTTATCTGTGTGAAGCATTTAACTACTGGGATAGATTTGAATATGAGAAAGCATATGATGTATTCAAAAATTATTGTATGAAGTTTCCAGAGCATTGGGAGATATTATTAAAACTTACAGAAAAGGATAAAAATACTGGATATGAAAAAGTATTTGACTTATATTGTAATGCAGAGAGGCAGGCATATAACGGTTATTATGATAATGCAGTAGCAAGAATATATAGAGCAATTGAAATGTTTGTGCAGATAAGATTAAAGAGACAGTATGATATAGATACATCCCACCTTGAAAAGAGTGTGGAGAAACTTAAAAACAAAGAAAGGTGGGAACAGAAAAGAAAAGAAAATGGAGAGATTCCTATTGGGCTTACCGATGCATATGAACTGCTTATGGAATTGCAAGACCCTATTGGCGAAGTTTATAAAAATTTTAAGAATGAATTGCTGAATGTCCTTTCTGTCAGAAATAAATCAAAACTTGCGCACGGTGATGAACCTGTTTCTGAAAAAGATTGGATAGAAATAGAAAATTTTTTTAAAAAATTTATCATGGATGAGTGTTGTAAATCAATAAAAATCCAGCCCATATTTATTCAACTGCCGCAATTAATAGAAGTTTAG
- the cas1 gene encoding CRISPR-associated endonuclease Cas1, producing MSTLFLIEQGAKLKKESKKFVIEKDDNVLLEIPEFKIERVFIFGNIQLTTQAMKFLLENGIETSLFTLYGKFLGRLVPVESKNVPLRIAQYNHYISEEFKLEISKTIITGKIRNAKTILLKYFRNHPEVDFVKHIEELDILLEEIPRKNKISSLLGVEGRASAVYFECFGKMILKDFNFTERIPRHPKDPVNSLLSFGYALLTNELFSSISARGFDPYLGFLHSNEYGRPALALDLMEEFRQPLIDRLVLELINKEVIKSDEFEEKEEGLYLNEKARKNYLMNYERRMQTVIVYNEKTINYREVIHYQVEKFANTLIKKEPYIPFEIK from the coding sequence ATGTCCACATTGTTCCTTATAGAGCAGGGGGCAAAACTTAAGAAGGAGAGTAAGAAGTTTGTCATTGAGAAGGATGATAATGTTTTACTTGAAATACCAGAATTTAAGATAGAAAGAGTTTTTATCTTTGGAAATATCCAGTTAACCACTCAAGCAATGAAGTTTCTGTTAGAAAATGGGATAGAGACATCTTTATTTACACTTTATGGTAAATTTTTAGGTCGGCTTGTTCCTGTAGAATCCAAGAATGTCCCTTTAAGAATAGCCCAATATAATCATTATATCTCAGAGGAATTTAAGTTGGAAATAAGTAAGACCATCATTACAGGTAAGATTAGAAATGCTAAGACCATATTATTAAAATATTTCCGTAATCATCCGGAAGTTGATTTTGTAAAACATATAGAAGAATTAGATATACTACTGGAGGAAATCCCAAGAAAAAATAAAATATCTTCTCTCTTAGGAGTTGAAGGCAGGGCATCTGCAGTTTATTTTGAGTGTTTTGGTAAGATGATACTTAAAGATTTCAATTTTACTGAAAGGATTCCACGACACCCTAAAGACCCTGTTAACTCACTTTTAAGTTTTGGATATGCATTACTTACCAATGAACTGTTCTCCTCTATATCAGCGAGAGGTTTTGACCCATATCTTGGGTTTCTGCATTCCAATGAATATGGAAGACCCGCACTTGCACTGGACTTAATGGAAGAATTCAGACAGCCACTAATTGACCGTCTGGTATTAGAATTAATAAATAAAGAAGTCATAAAATCAGATGAGTTTGAAGAGAAAGAAGAAGGACTTTATCTTAATGAAAAAGCGAGAAAGAACTATCTTATGAACTATGAAAGACGGATGCAAACAGTAATAGTATATAATGAAAAAACAATAAACTATAGAGAGGTTATCCACTATCAGGTAGAAAAATTTGCTAATACGCTTATTAAAAAAGAACCATATATCCCTTTTGAGATAAAATAA